From Paenibacillus polymyxa, the proteins below share one genomic window:
- a CDS encoding CPBP family intramembrane glutamic endopeptidase — MYIYAIIFSPIAEELICRKYLFTKLHKKYNFWIASILSSVLFALPHWNLVGFLGYVFIGVIWSHYYNKTNNILVPICSHLLFNYFVILFMSLRG; from the coding sequence ATGTATATATACGCTATAATTTTTAGCCCGATAGCAGAAGAATTAATTTGTAGAAAGTATCTATTCACGAAACTACATAAGAAATATAACTTTTGGATTGCTTCAATACTAAGTTCTGTTTTATTTGCTTTACCGCATTGGAATCTAGTAGGTTTCCTTGGTTACGTATTTATTGGTGTGATATGGAGCCACTATTACAATAAGACAAATAACATACTGGTTCCAATTTGCAGTCACTTATTGTTCAATTACTTTGTCATTTTATTTATGTCACTGAGAGGATGA